GCTCGGCATCAGCTACCCGACCATCAAGCAGTGGATCCTCGCTGGCAAGCTTAAGACGTCGACGACACCCGGCGGCCACCACCGCATCGCGACCTCCTCGCTCCAACCTTTTCTGGCGAAAGATAAGCTGAAGCCTGCAGCCGAATCGCGCGAGCGCTATCGCCGTGTCTCCGGCCGCAACCAGCTCATCGGTAAGATCGTCAGCATCCGCATCGAAGGCCTTCTGGCGCAGATCGTTCTCGCCATCGACGATCAGCAGATCACCAGCATTATCACCGCCGACGCCGCACGCGAACTTGGCCTGAAAAAGGGCCAGACCGCCGCCGCCCTTATCAAATCTACCGACGTCATGATTGAGCAAATCGAAGTCTGAGGGCGTTACTTTGTCTGCCCATGGCATTCCACCTTGTCATTCCGTAGCGAAGCGAAGAAATCTGTTTTTTGGAAGCCGCAAAACCGGCAAAGCCAAAAGGCGACAATCCGGAATCAATACGAATTAAATCGTTTAGATTCGTATTTATGCCTCGCACAAGATTTTTGTTCCTCCTGATCGTTTGCTGCCTCTTCGCTATGCCCTCCCACGCCCAGGTCCTCGGCGAACTCAAAGGGCAGATCACGGATGCCTCGGGTGCCACCCTCCCCGGCGCGCGTGTCACGCTAACCCAGACCGCCAACGGCGTCAGCCAGAGCCGTCAAGCTACGAGCGCGGGCGAGTACGACTACACGCAGCTGAACTCCGGTACGTACAAAATCTCTGTCGAGCAGCCCGGCTTCTCTCGCCTGGAGCGCTCCGGCATCACCGTCACCACGGGACAGACCATACGTCTGGACCTGCAGCTCCAGGTCGGAGGCAGCGAACAGACGGTCACCGTAAACGCAG
This genomic stretch from Terriglobus saanensis SP1PR4 harbors:
- a CDS encoding helix-turn-helix transcriptional regulator, whose product is MTTTPMLNPREAARLLGISYPTIKQWILAGKLKTSTTPGGHHRIATSSLQPFLAKDKLKPAAESRERYRRVSGRNQLIGKIVSIRIEGLLAQIVLAIDDQQITSIITADAARELGLKKGQTAAALIKSTDVMIEQIEV